From a single Terriglobales bacterium genomic region:
- a CDS encoding SIMPL domain-containing protein, translating to MNRTNKTIAVTVDETLTVDAEAARLKFAVLNYAATSDEAYNENVRISARVLGALQSAAVPVADIETSSIKLALVPEDERPAGARTAVRYQARQGWTVKVLAPEAQAVLEGAVQAGANEIDEIEWGVTDPAGLEAEANGKALAKARGLAEKMARELGAKLGELVYASNTEEDRFVQQFWLRRDRAYAFASKVALRLFPEKVSRKATVRAVFAIE from the coding sequence GTGAATCGGACCAACAAGACGATTGCAGTAACGGTAGATGAAACGTTAACGGTTGACGCCGAGGCAGCACGTCTGAAGTTTGCGGTTCTCAACTATGCAGCGACGAGCGATGAGGCGTACAACGAGAACGTAAGGATTTCTGCCAGAGTTCTGGGTGCCCTTCAGAGTGCCGCTGTGCCTGTGGCAGATATCGAAACCAGCTCTATCAAGCTTGCACTCGTTCCAGAAGACGAGCGTCCCGCAGGCGCGCGTACGGCAGTCCGTTACCAAGCACGCCAAGGGTGGACTGTGAAAGTGCTTGCGCCGGAGGCACAGGCCGTGCTCGAGGGAGCCGTTCAGGCGGGAGCTAACGAAATCGATGAAATCGAGTGGGGCGTGACGGATCCCGCTGGCCTGGAGGCCGAAGCAAATGGCAAGGCACTCGCCAAGGCTAGAGGGCTCGCGGAGAAGATGGCTCGAGAGCTCGGAGCGAAACTAGGTGAACTGGTGTACGCAAGCAACACTGAGGAGGATCGATTCGTCCAACAGTTCTGGCTTCGGAGGGATAGGGCCTACGCTTTCGCTTCAAAGGTTGCGCTCAGACTTTTCCCCGAGAAGGTGAGCAGGAAGGCAACTGTTCGGGCTGTGTTCGCAATTGAGTGA
- the trpD gene encoding anthranilate phosphoribosyltransferase: MIVEALERIGRRESVSRGEARALMAEVLAGTATHDQIRALLVGLNEKGETVEELVGFAEAMRAAATPLEVATRARRRIAEPIGADWGDTIAGALASRLPDRMPLVDTCGTGGDATGTFNISTAAALVAAGAGVRVAKHGNRSISSRCGSADVMEALGVKLELPPERLAACLEEVGIAFLYAPALHTAMKHVQPVRRELRMRTVFNLLGPLTNPAGAEVQVVGVYSDALVEKLAEALAMLGLRRGLVVHGSDGLDEITITGPTQVAEVARGQVQRYEVTPEEFGLQRASLAEISGGDAADNARIIREVLSGEKSPRRDVVLLNAAATLMVAERAATIREGLPLAAEAVDSGRARRKLEELVRFTNT; this comes from the coding sequence ATGATCGTCGAGGCCCTGGAGCGGATCGGCCGGCGCGAGTCTGTCTCGAGAGGCGAAGCGCGCGCGCTGATGGCGGAAGTGCTGGCGGGCACGGCCACGCACGATCAGATCAGGGCGCTGCTGGTAGGGCTGAACGAGAAGGGCGAGACAGTCGAGGAACTCGTGGGCTTCGCCGAGGCCATGCGCGCGGCGGCCACGCCGCTGGAGGTGGCGACGCGAGCCCGCCGGCGGATCGCCGAGCCTATCGGCGCCGATTGGGGCGATACCATCGCGGGGGCGCTGGCCTCCAGGCTCCCTGACCGCATGCCGCTGGTGGATACATGCGGCACGGGCGGCGATGCCACCGGCACGTTCAACATCTCCACCGCCGCGGCACTGGTGGCGGCGGGCGCCGGGGTGCGGGTGGCCAAGCACGGCAACCGCAGCATCAGTTCGCGATGCGGCTCGGCGGACGTGATGGAAGCGCTGGGCGTGAAGCTGGAGCTGCCGCCGGAGCGTCTGGCAGCCTGCCTGGAGGAGGTGGGCATCGCGTTCCTCTATGCACCCGCATTACACACGGCCATGAAGCACGTACAGCCGGTGCGGCGCGAACTACGCATGCGTACCGTCTTCAACCTGCTGGGGCCGCTGACCAACCCGGCGGGCGCCGAAGTGCAGGTGGTCGGCGTCTATTCCGATGCGCTGGTGGAAAAACTGGCTGAGGCGCTGGCCATGCTCGGTTTGCGCCGCGGGCTGGTGGTACACGGGAGCGACGGCCTGGACGAAATCACCATCACCGGGCCGACGCAGGTGGCCGAAGTTGCGCGCGGCCAGGTGCAGAGGTACGAAGTCACGCCGGAGGAGTTCGGGCTGCAGCGGGCTTCGCTTGCCGAGATCAGCGGTGGGGATGCGGCGGACAACGCGCGCATCATCCGCGAGGTTCTAAGCGGAGAGAAATCGCCGCGGCGAGACGTGGTGCTGCTGAACGCGGCGGCGACGCTGATGGTCGCGGAGCGCGCTGCTACGATTCGTGAGGGACTGCCACTGGCGGCGGAGGCGGTCGATTCGGGAAGAGCGAGGCGGAAGCTCGAGGAGTTGGTGAGGTTCACAAACACCTAG